In Desulfosudis oleivorans Hxd3, the DNA window CCATGCCGCCATCCACCTTCAGGGATTTGAAGGGAATGCCGGAATCCTTTTCCATGGCGCTGAAAATCTCGTTGACCTGAAAGGCCGTGGACTCCAGGGCCGCCCGGGCGATGTGGCCTTTGTTGATGTAGTGGGTCATGCCGATGATCAGGCCCCGGGCTGAGCTGTCCCAGTGTGGGGCAAACAGGCCGGAAAAGGCCGGCACAAAATAGACGCCGCCGTTGTCGGCAACGGTTTTGGCCAGGTCTTCAACCTCGGGGGAGGTGCGGATCAGGTTCAGGTTGTCCCGCAGCCACTGCACCAGGGACCCGGCAACGGCCACTGATCCCTCAAGGGCGTAGACCGGGGGCTCGTTCCCAATTTTGTAGCCCAGGGTGGTCAGCAGGCCGTGGTTTGAGTGAATAATTTTCTGGCCGGTGTTGGACAGCAGAAAACAGCCGGTGCCGTATGTGTTTTTGGCTTCCCCCGGCTCAAAGCAGACCTGGCCGAACAGGGCCGCCTGCTGGTCCCCCAGGTCCCCGGAAACCGGGGTGCCCGGTGCTAGGCCCCAGTTTTGGGCGGCATGGCCGTAAACCTCGCTGGAGGCCATGATGCGGGGCAGCATCTTTTCCGGAATGTCGAGGATCTTTAAAAGCTCGCTGTCCCAGGCCAGGGTTTCAAGGTTCATCAGCATGGTGCGGCTGGCATTGGTCACGTCCGTGACATGCACCCCCTTGCCCGGCCCGCCGGTGAGCCACCAGATCAGCCAGGTGTCCATGTTGCCGAACAGGGCATCCCCTTTTTCGGCCGCTGCCCGGGCCCCTTCCACATTATCAAGAATCCACCTGATCTTGGGGCCGGAAAAATAGGAGGCTGCCGGCAGCCCGGTTTTTTCCTTAAACAGCGGTTCGTGGCCCTCCTGTTTTAGCGCGGTGCACATGTCCGCGGTGCGGGTGTCCTGCCACACTATGGCGTTATAAAGGGGCCTGCCGGTGTGCCGGTTCCACACCACCGTGGTTTCCCGCTGGTTGGTGATGCCCACGGCAGCGATCTGGTCCGGTTCAATCAGCCCTTTTTTCAGGGCTTCGGCAATGATGCCGGCTGTGTTGGCCCGAATCTCCATGGGGTCATGCTCCACGAACCCCGGTTCCGGGTAAATCTGCCGGTGTTCCACCTGGTGGCTGGCCACCATGGCGCCGGTTGTGTCAAACACCACGAAACGGGTGCTGGTGGTGCCCTGGTCAATGGCGCCCACGTACTGTTTATCGGTCATGAGCAACCTCCTGTTAAGACGTCGATCATGGAAAAGACGGTGCCTTTTTCCCCTCTGGCCACCTTTTGGTGCAGAAACACCACCGCGTCCAGGGTGCCGTCGGCATAGATGTCCCGGCCGTTGATGTTGTGTTTGAACTCAAAGGTGACGGTGCGGTCCGGCGATGTCAGGGTGTAGGTGTGCCAGCCGTGGCCCCCCAGATGTTCTTCCGGAATGCCCCACTCACGTTTCTGTACCTCGGGGTCGCGGATCATCTCGATTTGATCCTCTGAAAAGTGCACGCCCAGCCTGTTAAAGGAATGGACCACGGCCCTGGCCGTGCCGCTGGTGTCGGCCTTGCCCTTCTGGTGGCTCTCCCTGACCGTCATGGTGTAGCCGGCAAACAGGCCGGGAAAGGTGTCGGCGGCATGGGCCAGCATGGCCTGGAACCCCACCACCTGTTTGGCCATATTCGGGGCGATCACCGCGCAGATGGAAGACGCCCGAACCGCCGGATCCAGGCGGTCCCGGTCTCCGCCGGTGGTGCCCATGACAAAGGGCAGACCGTGGGCGCAGTAGAATTCGCAATTGCCGTTTACAGCCGTGGGGTGGGTGTAGTCCACGCTGATCAGGCCGGGACACTGTTTTTTGATATCACCGATCCGTGCCGCCCGGACATCGGGCCGGACCAGTTGAATCGACGTGCCGGCCACCTCAACGGCCGCCTCCTGAATCTCCGGGCCGGTAAGGGAGAAAGGGACCAGGGCAAACCGGGAGTCCCGCAATACGTGGGAGACGATCATCTTTGCCACGTTGCCGGGCAGGCCGTTGATCATGATGGGAATAAGCTGCATTTTTTTGCTCCTCAATTTTTTTAATCGAAAAATTATAACAGAAAGCCGGTGTGCTTTCCATCATTGATAATGTTCCGGCCTCACAACCCAAATCGGTATCGGTATCGGTATCGAAGTGCTTCCCCGTCATTGCGAGGAGTGAAACGACGAAGCAATCTCCTTCACATATGGACAAGATTGCTTCGCTTCGCTCGCAATGACGTTTTGTATTTTCTTCGTGCGCTTCGTTTCCTTCGTGATCTTCGTGTTGAGACGCCATGCCGATTGAGTCGGCCGGCCGAATTTAAACACGAAGGCCACGAAGATTACGGGCAAGATCACGGGCAAGAGTAAGAGCAAGAGTAAGAGTAAGGGTAAGATTTAGAGGCAGGGGCAGGGTGGTTTGAAAATTGACATACTCCGGCTGTACTGGTATGGTTTTTCGCTCCCAGTCACCAAATAAAGGACAATGCGCATGAAGACCGTTATTCCGGGAAACCTGCTCACCACCGCCATGGCGGTGATGCCCCACACCGACGTGGACCGGGCACTGGAAACAGCCCTCTCCCTGGACGTGCCGTTCTGGCCCCAGCTGCCCAACTACAATTATTATGAAGACATGTATGTGCAGGCGGCCGAACACTTTCCCGGCATTGTGCTGGACCTGGAAGATCGGACCCTGCGGTTTTCCATGGACAAATTCGCGGCCGAGTTTGAAGAGACCCTGGCCCGCTTTGATGACCCGGCCACCTTTGACATCAGCGAGACCTATTCCGTGGTGTATCACCGGTTCCTGGCCATGGATCTTTCTGACCGGCCCGCCATCCGGGGCCAGCTGGAGGGCCCCATCAGCTTCGGGTTCAATGTGTTGGACCAGGACGAGCGGCCCATTCTGTTTGACGACACGGTGCGGCCCTTTATGCTGGAGTTCATGGCCAAACGGCTCAACGTGCAGCTGGCCCGGTTAAAAGAGAAAAATGCCAATGCCTTCATGTTCGTTGACGAGCCGGGCCTTCAGTTTCTTTTTTCCGCCATGGCCGGTTACAGCGACCTGAAGGCCAAAGGCGAGCTGGACGAATTCTTTGCCCGGGTGGACCGGCCCCGGGGCATTCACCTGTGCGGCAACCCGGACTGGGACTTTCTGCTCCGTATGGACCTGGATGTCCTGTCCATGGACCTTTACACCAATGCCGAGGTGTTTGCCTCCTATGCCGGGGCCATCGGCCGGTTTCTGGACCGGGGCGGAGCCATTGTGTGGGGCATCGTGCCCACGGGTTTCGAGGTTTTTGCCGGAGAAGAGATTCCTTCCCTGATCGCGCG includes these proteins:
- the dapB gene encoding dihydrodipicolinate reductase produces the protein MQLIPIMINGLPGNVAKMIVSHVLRDSRFALVPFSLTGPEIQEAAVEVAGTSIQLVRPDVRAARIGDIKKQCPGLISVDYTHPTAVNGNCEFYCAHGLPFVMGTTGGDRDRLDPAVRASSICAVIAPNMAKQVVGFQAMLAHAADTFPGLFAGYTMTVRESHQKGKADTSGTARAVVHSFNRLGVHFSEDQIEMIRDPEVQKREWGIPEEHLGGHGWHTYTLTSPDRTVTFEFKHNINGRDIYADGTLDAVVFLHQKVARGEKGTVFSMIDVLTGGCS
- the glpK gene encoding glycerol kinase GlpK; translated protein: MTDKQYVGAIDQGTTSTRFVVFDTTGAMVASHQVEHRQIYPEPGFVEHDPMEIRANTAGIIAEALKKGLIEPDQIAAVGITNQRETTVVWNRHTGRPLYNAIVWQDTRTADMCTALKQEGHEPLFKEKTGLPAASYFSGPKIRWILDNVEGARAAAEKGDALFGNMDTWLIWWLTGGPGKGVHVTDVTNASRTMLMNLETLAWDSELLKILDIPEKMLPRIMASSEVYGHAAQNWGLAPGTPVSGDLGDQQAALFGQVCFEPGEAKNTYGTGCFLLSNTGQKIIHSNHGLLTTLGYKIGNEPPVYALEGSVAVAGSLVQWLRDNLNLIRTSPEVEDLAKTVADNGGVYFVPAFSGLFAPHWDSSARGLIIGMTHYINKGHIARAALESTAFQVNEIFSAMEKDSGIPFKSLKVDGGMAANDLLMQFQADLVRVPVIRSAVLESTVLGAAYAAGLAVGFWSKKEDLRRHWKENGQWQPEMAAALRDKMCAQWDKAIKRAAGWKEEG
- a CDS encoding uroporphyrinogen decarboxylase/cobalamine-independent methonine synthase family protein, which translates into the protein MKTVIPGNLLTTAMAVMPHTDVDRALETALSLDVPFWPQLPNYNYYEDMYVQAAEHFPGIVLDLEDRTLRFSMDKFAAEFEETLARFDDPATFDISETYSVVYHRFLAMDLSDRPAIRGQLEGPISFGFNVLDQDERPILFDDTVRPFMLEFMAKRLNVQLARLKEKNANAFMFVDEPGLQFLFSAMAGYSDLKAKGELDEFFARVDRPRGIHLCGNPDWDFLLRMDLDVLSMDLYTNAEVFASYAGAIGRFLDRGGAIVWGIVPTGFEVFAGEEIPSLIARLEMVWKVLWSKGVDRELLVSRSMLSPATCCLVNPDKEKTVERAFATVKQMSAMLRDSYL